Proteins from a genomic interval of Polaribacter sp. Q13:
- a CDS encoding NHLP family bacteriocin export ABC transporter peptidase/permease/ATPase subunit produces MTKKTAFIIEKQARPVKTPTVLQMEGVECGAAALSIILGYYGKFVPLEKLRIACGVSRDGLKATNILKAAREFGLEAKGYAKSIEKLMQLEMPAIIFWNFNHFLVIEGFTKNKVFLSDPAQGRYHVSHQEFDDAFTGVVMTFKPTENFEKGNEKKGLIGSLASRVASSKMSITYIILVSLFLVIPGLVIPSFTKMFIDKYLINGVSDFVMPLLLVMGVVLTINAALVYLQQYYLLRLETKLALTTSSKFLWHVFHLPIAFFTQRYSGEIGNRVSLNDKVAKLLSGDLANAVLNVIVVVFYALLMFSYDVFLTLIGIGMAGLNIVALQFVSRARKDGNRRFINENGKLLGTTTSGISMIETLKASGRENDFFTTWTGYLAKVMNAQQELGWLTTRLNIIPPLLMSLTTSIILGAGAMRVMDGQMTLGMLVAFLYLMNNFMGPVNQLVRVGSLLQETEGDMGRIDDVLNYEIANEFSNSNEELEKDSAKKETFVLNKLIGHFEMKNVTFGYNRTMPALIKDFSLKLKPGSRIALVGGSGSGKSTVARLAAGLYDAWEGDILFDGKLRKEIPRRIITESVAVIDQEVLMFKGSIQENIAFWDSKIPEKHIIQSAKDAAIHDVVAARTNAYDSEVMERGANFSGGQRQRLEIARALALNPSILVMDEATSALDPKSEKIVMDNIKKRGCTCLIVAHRLSTIMDCDEIIVMEFGKIVERGSHPELMNINGVYAQLIDSK; encoded by the coding sequence ATGACAAAAAAGACAGCATTTATTATAGAAAAGCAAGCACGCCCAGTAAAAACACCAACTGTTTTACAAATGGAGGGTGTAGAATGTGGTGCGGCTGCATTAAGTATTATTCTAGGTTATTATGGGAAATTTGTTCCTTTAGAAAAATTAAGGATTGCTTGTGGGGTTTCAAGAGATGGTTTAAAAGCTACTAATATTTTAAAAGCAGCAAGAGAATTTGGACTAGAAGCAAAAGGCTATGCAAAATCTATAGAAAAGTTAATGCAGTTAGAAATGCCAGCAATTATATTCTGGAATTTTAATCATTTTTTAGTGATTGAAGGGTTTACAAAAAATAAGGTTTTTTTAAGCGATCCTGCACAAGGACGGTACCATGTGAGTCATCAAGAATTTGATGATGCTTTTACCGGTGTTGTGATGACTTTTAAACCAACCGAAAATTTTGAAAAAGGAAATGAGAAAAAAGGTTTAATAGGTTCTCTTGCTTCAAGAGTTGCGAGCTCTAAAATGAGTATTACTTATATTATTCTGGTAAGCCTATTTTTAGTAATTCCAGGATTGGTAATTCCTTCTTTTACTAAAATGTTTATTGATAAATATTTAATAAACGGTGTTTCTGATTTTGTGATGCCTTTACTTTTAGTTATGGGGGTTGTTTTAACTATTAATGCAGCGTTGGTATACCTTCAACAATATTACCTGTTAAGATTAGAGACTAAATTAGCGCTAACCACTTCTAGTAAGTTTTTATGGCATGTTTTTCATTTGCCAATTGCATTTTTTACACAACGTTATAGTGGTGAAATAGGAAATAGGGTTTCTTTGAATGATAAGGTTGCAAAACTGTTAAGTGGTGATCTTGCAAATGCAGTTTTAAACGTAATAGTTGTTGTTTTTTATGCATTACTAATGTTTTCTTACGATGTTTTTTTAACGCTGATTGGTATCGGAATGGCTGGCTTAAACATTGTAGCTTTACAGTTTGTTTCTAGAGCTCGTAAAGATGGAAACCGTCGTTTTATAAACGAAAATGGGAAACTTTTAGGAACAACCACTTCTGGTATTAGTATGATAGAGACTTTAAAAGCCTCAGGGAGAGAAAATGATTTTTTTACTACTTGGACAGGGTATTTAGCGAAAGTAATGAATGCACAGCAAGAATTAGGGTGGTTAACTACCCGATTAAATATTATTCCACCTTTATTAATGTCATTAACCACTTCCATTATTTTAGGAGCTGGCGCTATGCGTGTTATGGATGGTCAAATGACCTTAGGTATGTTGGTGGCTTTTCTGTATTTAATGAACAATTTTATGGGACCCGTAAATCAGTTAGTAAGGGTTGGAAGTTTACTTCAAGAAACTGAAGGAGATATGGGGAGAATTGATGATGTTCTAAATTATGAAATAGCAAATGAATTTAGCAACTCCAATGAAGAATTAGAAAAAGATAGTGCAAAAAAAGAAACGTTCGTACTTAATAAACTGATAGGTCATTTTGAAATGAAAAATGTAACCTTTGGTTATAATAGAACTATGCCTGCGTTAATTAAAGATTTCAGTTTAAAATTAAAGCCAGGAAGTAGAATTGCATTAGTAGGTGGTTCTGGTAGTGGTAAATCTACAGTAGCAAGATTAGCAGCAGGTCTATATGATGCTTGGGAAGGAGACATCTTGTTTGATGGAAAACTGAGAAAAGAAATTCCTCGTCGTATTATTACAGAATCTGTAGCAGTTATAGATCAAGAGGTTTTAATGTTTAAAGGTTCTATACAAGAAAATATTGCTTTTTGGGATTCTAAAATTCCTGAAAAACATATTATTCAATCTGCAAAGGATGCGGCAATACATGATGTTGTTGCAGCAAGAACAAATGCCTATGATAGCGAAGTAATGGAACGAGGAGCTAACTTTAGTGGAGGACAGCGTCAAAGGTTAGAAATTGCTAGAGCATTGGCTTTAAATCCTTCTATTTTAGTAATGGATGAAGCTACGAGTGCTCTAGACCCAAAGTCTGAGAAAATAGTGATGGATAATATAAAAAAACGAGGATGTACTTGTTTAATTGTAGCGCATAGATTAAGTACAATTATGGATTGTGACGAAATTATTGTGATGGAATTTGGAAAAATAGTAGAACGAGGTTCACATCCAGAATTAATGAACATAAATGGAGTTTACGCACAATTAATTGACTCAAAATAA
- a CDS encoding adenylate/guanylate cyclase domain-containing protein, which produces MGNIALNRKRRNKEKYKRIFVLLFFFIVSNSILSQGNKKIENILADSLFNLSSKNILAGNFKKALEHVENSLEIYKNLEKASSIGNCLSKMGTIYYYQGNFTKALSLYDESITYFKKSSYKKGISFSNNNKGAIYYYLGNYPKALDHYKKALKLHEELGNKTQAAGTIKNIGGIYLELEDYKNAMSYFQIAKKTLEKSLDTKTLSQVLNGIGEIYTQQGDYKNAEINFKEGLQLAKKTTDKQTIIEVLIGLGKLYNLQEKYKESLMYYKQSLQISTEINSPIFTSISKVAIGGINYKQGKNKLAIKTCKEGLEIAKKIKVISVQKDAYENLYKITKGIHKNKSALDYYEHMILLEDSLNIKKTTDKILNMKFEKQLLLDSIAHVDKEKKIQIRHLEEVNEKEKQRNVFIGSVFLVLIIAVGLWNRLRYTNKSKAILQIEKDRSEHLLLNILPEEIAQELKEKGYVDAQDFDKATILFTDFKSFTETASKLTPQELVEEINVCFKAFDNIMETYSIEKIKTIGDAYMAAGGLPKPSINSVKKTIIAALEMQAFTVKRKLENDAQGKPAFEMRVGIHAGPIVAGIVGVKKFQYDVWGDTVNTASRMESNGEVGKVNISQDVYELIKEDKEFSFEYRGKIKAKGKGALEMYFVSKTQL; this is translated from the coding sequence TTGGGAAATATTGCGCTTAATAGAAAAAGAAGAAACAAAGAGAAGTACAAAAGAATTTTTGTGCTTCTCTTTTTCTTTATAGTTAGCAACAGTATTTTGTCTCAAGGGAATAAGAAGATAGAAAATATTTTAGCAGATAGTTTATTTAACTTAAGTAGTAAAAATATTTTAGCAGGTAATTTTAAAAAAGCGCTTGAACATGTAGAGAACAGTTTAGAAATATACAAAAATTTAGAAAAGGCATCATCTATTGGAAACTGTTTAAGTAAAATGGGGACAATATATTATTACCAAGGAAATTTTACCAAAGCATTATCATTATATGATGAAAGCATCACTTACTTTAAAAAGTCATCTTATAAAAAAGGAATTTCTTTTTCTAACAATAACAAAGGCGCTATTTATTACTATTTAGGTAATTACCCAAAGGCACTAGACCATTATAAAAAAGCATTAAAATTACATGAAGAATTAGGTAATAAAACACAGGCCGCAGGAACTATTAAAAATATAGGTGGTATTTATTTGGAATTGGAAGATTATAAAAATGCCATGAGTTACTTTCAAATAGCAAAAAAAACACTCGAAAAATCTTTGGACACTAAGACGCTTTCTCAGGTGTTAAATGGAATAGGAGAAATTTATACGCAACAAGGTGATTATAAAAATGCAGAAATAAATTTTAAGGAGGGCCTACAACTAGCTAAAAAAACTACAGACAAACAAACAATAATAGAAGTGTTAATTGGTTTAGGTAAACTGTATAATCTTCAAGAAAAATACAAAGAGTCTTTAATGTACTATAAGCAATCCCTACAAATTTCAACCGAGATAAACAGTCCTATATTTACAAGTATTTCAAAGGTTGCTATTGGTGGAATCAACTACAAGCAAGGCAAGAATAAATTGGCTATAAAAACGTGTAAAGAGGGTTTAGAAATAGCTAAAAAAATAAAAGTAATTTCAGTACAGAAAGACGCTTATGAGAATTTATACAAAATAACAAAGGGTATACATAAAAATAAATCTGCACTAGATTATTATGAGCACATGATTTTATTGGAAGATAGTTTAAATATAAAGAAAACTACGGACAAAATTTTAAATATGAAGTTTGAAAAGCAATTGCTTTTAGACAGTATTGCTCATGTAGATAAAGAAAAAAAGATACAGATAAGACACTTAGAAGAAGTAAATGAGAAAGAGAAACAACGAAATGTATTTATAGGCTCCGTCTTTTTAGTTCTTATTATTGCTGTTGGTTTATGGAATAGATTGAGGTACACCAATAAATCGAAAGCCATTTTACAGATAGAAAAAGATCGTTCAGAGCACTTATTATTAAACATACTTCCAGAAGAAATTGCTCAAGAGTTAAAAGAAAAAGGCTATGTAGATGCTCAAGATTTTGATAAAGCAACCATATTATTTACAGATTTTAAATCCTTTACAGAAACAGCTTCTAAATTAACCCCTCAAGAATTGGTAGAAGAAATTAATGTGTGCTTTAAAGCATTCGATAATATTATGGAAACCTATTCCATAGAAAAAATAAAAACGATTGGTGATGCTTATATGGCGGCAGGTGGTTTGCCAAAACCAAGTATAAATTCTGTGAAGAAAACCATTATTGCAGCCTTAGAAATGCAGGCATTTACGGTAAAAAGAAAATTAGAAAACGATGCACAAGGTAAACCTGCTTTCGAAATGCGTGTGGGCATTCATGCAGGTCCAATTGTGGCAGGTATTGTAGGGGTTAAAAAGTTTCAATATGATGTTTGGGGAGATACTGTAAATACAGCAAGCCGTATGGAAAGTAACGGAGAAGTTGGCAAAGTAAATATCAGTCAAGATGTTTATGAGCTTATTAAGGAAGACAAAGAATTCTCTTTTGAATACCGTGGAAAAATTAAAGCAAAAGGAAAAGGGGCGTTAGAAATGTATTTTGTTAGTAAGACTCAACTTTAA
- a CDS encoding adenylate/guanylate cyclase domain-containing protein, translated as MIKKNKKIIEEVNTLLVQISKVLNADRSTFYLLNKDTETLESLVAQGVENIIISVPIGSGIVGSMFKSECPIIENNIQESSLFNNSYDEQLQFRTNSTVCVPVFNEAGIAIGALQCINKKEGVFKEKDITILNSFAAAITFIVKNNELYFATEHIKNNFSTLLDVFTAVSSELDLNNLIQLIMNKAAEITNSERSSLFLVDDETGELWTVFAKGLGNKTVRTKKGIVAQVAKSKKALIVNDPYKHFFFDSSIDKKTNFTTKSILSVPVFNADNKVLGVIQTINKVGENFTIDDLNILTGFASQIRIAIENAKLFDQIQGMKNHLNILVQNLDNGIVTIDKSLKIRTTNDTFFKMFGLKPADDLINTHIEDVNNFIKPLFMYCEETIRSGEKIYQDDLEIKINAKKAVTVNLSVLPMQDAKGKVIGAITVFNDISKEKRIQSNLSRYIPQHLVKEVMNKDNLSLLKGSYSKCSILFSDIRNFTTLTEEFGAIQIVELLNKYFEAMISSVHKYDGILDKYIGDAIMTVFGVPYANISDAKNAVSCALDMFTMLSKLNKKNTKLPLLNIGIGISTGNVVSGNIGSEKRFEYTVIGDSVNLAARLETATKTYNVNILICEETYNEVKNDFHCREIDTLLVKGKNIPVKVFTVISDKKEPLTKVQLDFNLKYSKGLSHYKKDEYQKAIQYFREAKELKPKDGATQVFIERLNTFILERV; from the coding sequence ATGATAAAAAAGAACAAAAAAATAATCGAAGAAGTCAATACTTTATTAGTCCAAATTTCTAAGGTATTAAACGCAGATAGAAGTACTTTTTATTTATTAAATAAAGATACAGAAACTCTTGAAAGTTTGGTTGCGCAAGGAGTAGAAAATATTATTATTTCTGTGCCTATAGGGAGTGGAATTGTAGGCAGTATGTTTAAAAGTGAGTGCCCAATTATTGAAAACAATATTCAAGAAAGTAGCTTGTTTAATAATTCGTATGATGAGCAATTGCAATTTAGAACTAATTCAACCGTTTGTGTTCCTGTTTTTAATGAAGCTGGCATCGCTATTGGGGCCTTACAATGTATAAACAAAAAAGAAGGTGTTTTTAAAGAAAAAGACATTACTATATTAAATAGTTTTGCCGCAGCAATTACTTTTATTGTTAAAAACAACGAATTGTACTTTGCAACTGAACATATTAAAAATAATTTCTCAACACTCTTAGATGTCTTTACTGCCGTTTCTTCCGAGTTAGATTTAAACAATCTAATTCAATTGATTATGAATAAGGCAGCAGAAATAACAAATTCTGAGCGTAGCTCTCTTTTTTTGGTAGATGATGAAACAGGAGAATTATGGACGGTGTTTGCAAAAGGCCTTGGTAATAAAACTGTAAGAACTAAAAAAGGAATTGTAGCTCAAGTTGCAAAAAGCAAAAAAGCACTTATCGTTAATGATCCATATAAACATTTTTTCTTTGACTCTTCTATAGACAAGAAAACAAACTTTACTACAAAGTCAATATTAAGTGTTCCTGTTTTTAATGCGGATAATAAAGTTTTAGGAGTTATACAAACCATTAATAAAGTTGGAGAAAATTTTACTATAGACGATTTAAATATCTTAACTGGCTTTGCAAGTCAAATTCGTATTGCTATTGAAAATGCAAAATTGTTTGACCAGATTCAAGGTATGAAAAATCATCTCAATATTTTGGTTCAAAATTTAGATAATGGTATTGTTACTATCGATAAATCACTAAAAATTAGAACAACAAATGATACATTCTTTAAAATGTTTGGTTTAAAACCTGCAGATGATTTAATAAACACCCATATAGAAGATGTAAACAATTTTATTAAGCCATTATTTATGTACTGTGAAGAAACGATTCGTTCTGGTGAAAAAATATATCAAGATGATTTAGAAATAAAAATAAATGCAAAAAAAGCAGTAACAGTTAACTTAAGTGTATTACCTATGCAAGACGCAAAAGGAAAAGTTATTGGAGCAATTACTGTTTTTAATGATATTTCTAAAGAAAAACGAATTCAATCCAATTTAAGTAGATATATTCCTCAACACTTAGTTAAAGAGGTAATGAACAAAGACAACCTATCTTTATTAAAAGGAAGCTATTCTAAATGTAGTATCCTGTTCTCTGACATTAGAAATTTCACTACCTTAACTGAAGAGTTTGGTGCCATACAAATTGTAGAACTATTAAACAAGTATTTTGAAGCAATGATAAGTTCTGTACACAAATATGATGGAATTTTAGATAAGTATATTGGAGATGCAATTATGACTGTGTTTGGTGTGCCATACGCAAACATTTCTGATGCTAAAAATGCAGTAAGTTGTGCTTTAGACATGTTTACAATGCTCTCTAAATTAAATAAAAAAAACACAAAATTACCGTTATTAAATATAGGTATTGGTATTAGTACAGGTAATGTAGTTTCTGGTAATATTGGGTCAGAAAAGCGTTTTGAATATACCGTGATTGGAGATTCTGTTAATTTGGCTGCCCGATTAGAGACCGCTACAAAAACGTACAATGTGAACATTTTAATTTGTGAAGAAACCTACAACGAAGTTAAAAATGATTTTCATTGCAGGGAGATTGATACTTTATTAGTAAAAGGAAAAAATATTCCTGTAAAAGTATTTACAGTTATTAGTGATAAAAAAGAACCACTAACTAAAGTGCAATTAGACTTTAATTTAAAATACTCAAAAGGATTGTCTCATTACAAAAAAGATGAGTATCAAAAAGCAATTCAGTATTTTAGAGAAGCAAAAGAATTGAAACCTAAAGATGGAGCTACACAAGTCTTTATTGAAAGATTGAATACATTTATTTTGGAAAGAGTTTAG
- a CDS encoding DUF3667 domain-containing protein, whose protein sequence is MIKHKDTFKPMDRNDKKTDRNAFNKINSTMNNSQKKICSVCSNEIEKKYCPKCGQYFTNKKVTSITILKDIFNSVFSLEKSLFRNIKTGLIQPKKLILNYLNGYRGFYFSPGKFFTIASLFLLLHYLYAKDFLGITIEGAGGFTQVIMLFVNILFLTFFSYLLYYKYKKNFYEHLILITYNVSLWSILFTPISILLNIFIADNSIEQYFFFPYHLLIMIWTSKVFEMSKLKRVIFVSLNFILFYGVFSFLVIKYGGGFDW, encoded by the coding sequence TTGATAAAGCATAAAGATACTTTTAAACCTATGGATAGAAATGACAAAAAGACTGATAGAAATGCCTTCAATAAAATTAATAGTACAATGAATAATAGTCAAAAAAAAATATGTTCCGTTTGTTCTAATGAAATTGAAAAAAAATACTGTCCAAAATGTGGACAATACTTTACAAATAAGAAAGTTACAAGCATTACAATTTTAAAGGACATATTTAATAGTGTTTTCTCATTAGAAAAATCCCTTTTTAGAAATATAAAAACAGGGCTAATTCAGCCTAAAAAACTTATTTTAAATTATTTGAATGGGTATAGAGGGTTCTACTTTAGTCCTGGTAAGTTTTTTACTATTGCCTCTTTATTTCTTTTACTGCACTATCTATATGCAAAAGATTTTTTAGGAATTACTATAGAAGGAGCTGGCGGTTTTACACAAGTTATTATGCTTTTTGTTAATATTCTATTTTTAACTTTTTTTAGTTATCTACTTTATTATAAGTATAAGAAAAATTTTTATGAACACCTTATATTAATTACTTACAACGTGAGTCTTTGGTCAATACTGTTTACTCCAATATCAATATTATTAAATATTTTTATAGCAGATAATTCTATTGAGCAATATTTTTTCTTTCCCTATCATTTGTTAATCATGATTTGGACTTCTAAGGTTTTTGAAATGAGTAAACTGAAACGAGTTATCTTTGTTTCTTTAAATTTTATTTTATTTTATGGCGTATTTTCTTTTTTAGTTATTAAATATGGGGGTGGGTTTGATTGGTAG
- a CDS encoding NHLP leader peptide family RiPP precursor, which translates to MEITKEQILLQTIVQKAWEDTAFKQELIANPIEAIEKLTGKKVNLPNGKTIVVKDQTDDSVVYINIPAEVNMDDMELNEEQLEIVAGGGTLPPAVQGITSSLNGVELSE; encoded by the coding sequence ATGGAAATCACAAAAGAACAAATATTATTACAAACTATTGTACAGAAAGCATGGGAAGATACTGCTTTTAAACAAGAACTAATTGCAAACCCAATTGAGGCAATTGAAAAGTTAACAGGGAAGAAAGTGAACCTGCCAAATGGCAAAACCATTGTAGTAAAAGATCAAACAGACGATTCTGTTGTTTATATCAATATTCCTGCAGAGGTTAATATGGATGATATGGAATTAAATGAAGAACAATTAGAAATTGTTGCTGGTGGAGGAACGCTACCTCCAGCTGTACAGGGAATTACGTCTTCTTTGAATGGTGTAGAACTTAGTGAATAA
- a CDS encoding NHLP bacteriocin export ABC transporter permease/ATPase subunit produces MFENEKIKLVVNESLVLKDYDRFWMITSGEVDVFYVQVDSNGDYKSTLNYLYSAKSGELLFSLLTSIEAQKENFRLIAISKGASLVAINKNKLFDIDHLFLKTMIDKWILKNANKIQQTQIPRLYTSLETYKKVSIKKDTIGYPTKGIVWCRIIKGEFNKYTKIETKISNPEFDYPFAVSSDLWVQALTNDSELQVISTREVLKDEIYFMLSLNDLQNHLFAKLISNDTLLKEEEKIRITEKVNSEEKNLTKTLEQLRTIVMGGKGKQSADSFTNQGKSNDLFATCQLIGNAVGFQFEVPKFMESYKNSTTNQLYAIAQSSKVRVRKIILRGVWWKEENGHLLAFYKEDKRAVALIQQTPNSYLLKDVLTGKEQIVNHKIAEELEPICYMFFYGFNDTMTSVRKIGRFAIQGIKKDSKYLILAALAGSLIGLLVPILSGVMFDDVIPTADNSLHFEVFLIMLLLGLVSAGLQLVQGVLQLRVETKSSINLQAGVMDHLLRLPVTFYKKFTAGDLTNRALSINGIRQILSSTVMTAVLSGAFSFVNLGLLFYYESSLAWIGVCLALVAVVFMTVIGWMKLKFDRQISDIQGDLQGFLFEFLSGITKIRITGGERRIFTLWASKFSKLKQLGFSSGSYQNFVETFNSSYPLVTNIFFFAFIYYTVTNSTGIGAMISVGAFMAFISAFNQFLRDCLKMSMALITSLNIITLYERVKPILEETPESSEQSTDPGELVGEIEMNSVSFRYEEEQPLILNDLSFKINQGEMVAFVGTSGSGKSTIMRLLLGFETPEAGSIYYDGDAYDSMNKDLVRRQIGVVLQNGALMSGSIYKNIVGNSELTLEDAWEAARMAGMEEDIKQMPMEMHTVISEGAGTFSGGQRQRLMIARAIVHKPRLLFMDEATSALDNKTQNIVSESLDKLQATRIVIAHRLSTVKNADRIYVLDKGAIVEFGSYDELMEKEGVFSKLAKRQIA; encoded by the coding sequence ATGTTTGAAAACGAAAAAATAAAGTTAGTTGTAAATGAATCTTTAGTTCTCAAGGATTACGATCGATTTTGGATGATTACTTCAGGAGAAGTAGATGTGTTTTATGTTCAAGTAGATTCAAATGGAGATTATAAAAGCACGTTAAATTATCTTTATAGTGCAAAAAGCGGAGAATTACTGTTTAGTTTATTAACTTCTATAGAAGCTCAAAAAGAAAATTTTAGATTAATTGCTATAAGCAAAGGTGCATCTTTAGTAGCTATCAATAAAAACAAATTATTTGATATCGATCATCTATTTTTAAAAACCATGATTGATAAATGGATTTTAAAAAATGCAAATAAAATACAACAAACACAGATTCCAAGATTATATACTAGCTTAGAAACGTATAAAAAGGTATCAATTAAAAAAGATACAATAGGCTACCCAACAAAAGGTATTGTATGGTGTCGTATCATTAAAGGAGAATTCAATAAGTACACAAAAATTGAAACTAAAATATCAAATCCGGAATTTGATTACCCATTTGCTGTTTCTAGTGATCTATGGGTACAAGCATTAACAAATGATTCTGAATTACAAGTTATTTCAACAAGAGAAGTATTAAAAGATGAAATCTATTTTATGCTTTCCTTAAATGACTTACAAAATCATTTATTTGCAAAGCTTATTAGTAATGACACCTTATTAAAAGAAGAAGAAAAAATACGCATTACAGAGAAAGTAAACTCAGAAGAAAAAAATTTAACTAAAACTTTAGAGCAGTTACGTACAATTGTAATGGGCGGTAAGGGTAAGCAGTCAGCAGACTCTTTTACGAATCAAGGAAAAAGTAATGATTTATTTGCTACCTGTCAGTTAATAGGAAATGCTGTAGGATTTCAATTTGAGGTTCCAAAATTTATGGAATCTTATAAAAATAGTACTACTAATCAATTATATGCCATTGCGCAATCTTCAAAAGTTAGGGTGCGTAAAATAATTCTAAGAGGAGTTTGGTGGAAGGAAGAAAATGGCCATTTACTTGCTTTTTATAAAGAAGATAAAAGGGCTGTTGCTTTAATTCAACAAACACCAAATTCTTATCTATTAAAAGATGTTTTAACAGGAAAAGAACAAATTGTTAATCATAAAATAGCAGAAGAACTAGAACCAATTTGCTATATGTTTTTCTATGGTTTTAACGACACCATGACTTCGGTTAGAAAAATAGGTCGTTTTGCAATTCAAGGTATAAAAAAAGATTCTAAATATTTAATATTGGCAGCATTAGCCGGAAGTTTAATAGGGCTGTTAGTTCCAATTTTATCAGGGGTTATGTTTGATGACGTGATTCCAACCGCCGACAATTCTTTACATTTTGAAGTATTTCTAATTATGTTATTATTAGGATTAGTAAGTGCTGGATTGCAATTGGTTCAAGGTGTTTTACAACTTAGAGTAGAAACAAAGTCAAGTATTAACTTACAGGCTGGAGTTATGGATCATTTATTGAGATTACCTGTAACGTTTTATAAAAAATTTACAGCAGGAGACCTTACCAATAGAGCATTAAGTATTAATGGTATAAGACAAATACTATCAAGTACTGTTATGACTGCTGTTTTAAGTGGTGCTTTTTCATTTGTAAATTTAGGTCTTCTATTTTATTATGAATCAAGTCTTGCTTGGATTGGTGTTTGTTTAGCTCTTGTAGCTGTTGTTTTTATGACTGTTATTGGTTGGATGAAACTTAAATTCGATAGACAAATTTCTGATATTCAAGGAGATTTACAAGGGTTTCTTTTTGAATTTTTGTCAGGTATTACTAAAATACGAATCACCGGAGGTGAGCGAAGAATTTTTACATTATGGGCATCTAAATTTTCTAAATTAAAACAATTAGGATTCAGTTCTGGAAGCTATCAAAATTTTGTAGAAACCTTTAACAGTTCATACCCTTTAGTGACGAATATTTTCTTTTTTGCATTTATCTACTATACTGTTACAAATTCTACAGGTATTGGGGCAATGATTTCTGTAGGAGCATTTATGGCATTTATTAGTGCTTTCAATCAATTTTTGAGAGATTGTTTAAAAATGAGTATGGCATTAATAACCTCACTTAATATTATAACCCTTTATGAAAGAGTAAAACCCATTTTAGAGGAAACACCAGAGTCTTCAGAGCAAAGTACAGATCCAGGAGAGTTAGTAGGAGAAATAGAAATGAATTCGGTTTCCTTTAGATATGAGGAAGAGCAACCTTTAATTTTGAATGATTTATCGTTTAAAATTAATCAAGGAGAGATGGTTGCTTTTGTTGGAACTTCTGGGTCAGGGAAATCTACTATTATGAGATTATTATTAGGGTTTGAAACTCCAGAGGCAGGTTCCATTTATTATGATGGTGATGCGTATGATTCTATGAATAAAGATTTGGTTCGTAGACAAATTGGTGTTGTACTTCAAAATGGTGCATTAATGTCTGGGAGTATTTATAAAAATATTGTTGGGAATTCAGAATTAACATTAGAAGATGCGTGGGAGGCAGCTCGAATGGCAGGAATGGAAGAGGATATCAAACAAATGCCAATGGAAATGCATACAGTTATTAGTGAAGGTGCAGGAACATTTTCTGGTGGACAAAGACAACGACTTATGATTGCTCGTGCTATTGTTCATAAACCAAGATTATTATTTATGGATGAAGCAACAAGTGCATTAGATAATAAAACTCAAAACATTGTTTCAGAAAGTTTAGACAAATTACAAGCAACAAGAATTGTAATTGCTCACAGGTTAAGTACAGTTAAAAATGCAGACAGGATTTATGTATTAGACAAAGGTGCAATTGTAGAGTTTGGTTCTTATGATGAATTAATGGAAAAAGAGGGTGTTTTTTCAAAACTAGCAAAAAGGCAAATTGCCTAA
- a CDS encoding NHLP leader peptide family RiPP precursor → MEFTKEQILLQTIVKKAWEDTVFKQKLITNPISVIENLTGERISIPEGKTIVVQDQTDASIIYLNIPVKPNMDNMELNEEQLEAVAGGWDLAFLSGFFSNFKFSNI, encoded by the coding sequence ATGGAGTTTACAAAAGAACAAATATTATTACAAACTATTGTAAAGAAAGCATGGGAAGATACAGTTTTTAAACAAAAATTAATAACGAACCCAATAAGTGTAATCGAAAACCTTACAGGAGAACGTATTAGTATTCCAGAAGGAAAAACGATTGTAGTGCAAGATCAAACAGATGCATCTATTATATACCTAAACATTCCTGTAAAGCCTAATATGGATAATATGGAACTAAACGAAGAGCAACTAGAAGCAGTAGCAGGAGGATGGGATCTTGCTTTTCTTTCAGGGTTTTTTTCAAATTTCAAATTTTCTAACATTTAG